In Aspergillus fumigatus Af293 chromosome 4, whole genome shotgun sequence, one genomic interval encodes:
- the cym1 gene encoding pitrilysin family metalloprotease cym1 — MLRSFSGAGKCKCRIPVSRQPVCGRSLRISSTLTPWNQSRRAASTVTSLDSFPNVGEKLHGFTVQEKKHVPELHLTAVRLKHDKTDADYLHVAREDKNNVFGIGFKTNPPDATGVPHILEHTTLCGSEKYPIRDPFFKMLPRSLSNFMNAFTSADHTTYPFATTNRQDFQNLLSVYLDATLHPLLKEEDFRQEGWRLGPEDPRSILTQGEQSKGNLQSEDVVFKGVVYNEMKGQISDANYLYYIKYRESICPSLNNSGGDPQYITDLTHQQLVDFSKRNYHPSNAKILTYGDMPLSVHLKQIGEVLDGFEKGQADTDVKLPLDLSRGPLNVTVPGPIDTFASEDKQYKTSTSWYMGDTTDVVETFSVGILSSLLLDGYGSPMYRALIEGGLGSSFTPNTGLDSSGRVPIFSVGLTGVSEADAPKVKSTIKRVFEESLSSGFNDEKVQGFLHQLELALRHKTANFGIGVMEKTLSSWFNGSNPMKELSWNEVIDEFKKKYEQGGYLESLMQKYLMNDNCLTFTMVGTPSYNKDLDDQEMVRKEKKLSELVERHGSVEQAVSALAEEELQLLKIQEEAQNADLSCLPSLRVEDISREKERKPVRESKMDDIDVVWREAPTNGLTYFQALNSFEELPDDLRLLLPLFNDCIMRLGTGDKTMEQWEDLIKLKTGGITTSTLHTSSPTELGKFREGLQFSGYALDNNIPDMLQILTTLVTETDFTSPHAPAMIQELLRMTTNGALDAVAGSGHRYALNAAAAGLSRSFWVQEQQSGLAQLQATANLLRDAESSPERLAELIDKLRLIQSFAISKGSGLRVRMVCEPSSASQNEIVLQKWLAGLPRNRSPTSPLDHTSVNSVANRVFYDLPYKVYYSGLAMQTVPFIDPSSAPLSVLSQLLTHKYLHPEIREKGGAYGAGASNGPIKGFFAFTSYRDPNPVNSLKVFQNSGIFARDRAWSDRELAEAKLGIFQGLDAPMSVDEEGARYFMSGVTHEMDQRWREQVLDVTAKDVNEVAQKFLVEGSRQSICLLGEKKDWADSDDWEVRKLSMNASGEPVIDPLSQDGAVASA; from the exons ATGTTGCGCTCTTTCTCAGGGGCAGGTAAATGCAAGTGCCGAATACCGGTCTCGAGGCAGCCAGTCTGTGGTCGGTCGCTGAGAATCAGCAGCACACTCACTCCATGGAATCAATCTCGGAGAGCTGCGTCGACCGTCACTAGCTTGGACAGTTTTCCGAATGTCGGGGAGAAACTTCATGGGTTTACAgtccaggagaagaaacATGTGCCAGAGTTGCACCTTACAGCAGTACGGTTAAAGCACGACAAGACAGACGCAGATTACCTTCATGTCGCTAGGGAGGATAAGAACAATGTCTTTGGTATTGGGTTTAAGACGAACCCCCCAGATGCGACTGGTGTACCACATATTTTGGAGCACACCACGTTGTGTGGAAGTGAAAA ATACCCAATTCGCGACCCGTTCTTCAAGATGCTTCCGCGGTCATTGTCGAATTTTATGAATGCTTTCACCTCCGCCGACCACACTACGTACCCATTCGCCACAACAAATCGGCAGGACTTTCAAAACCTACTATCAGTATATTTGGACGCTACCCTACACCCATTGctgaaagaagaagactTCAGACAGGAGGGTTGGCGGCTGGGACCAGAGGACCCTCGTTCTATTCTAACCCAGGGAGAGCAATCCAAGGGAAACCTGCAGTCAGAAGATGTGGTTTTCAAAGGTGTCGTCTACAACGAAATGAAGGGACAGATATCAGATGCCAATTATCTCTACTACATCAAATACCGTGAAAGTATCTGCCCGTCGCTGAATAACTCTGGCGGAGACCCTCAGTACATCACCGATTTGACGCACCAGCAGCTGGTAGACTTCTCCAAGCGGAATTACCATCCCAGTAACGCCAAGATCTTGACATACGGAGACATGCCTCTGAGCGTACACTTGAAACAGATCGGTGAGGTACTGGATGGTTTTGAAAAGGGACAGGCCGATACAGATGTCAAGCTGCCCTTGGACCTGAGTCGCGGGCCCCTGAATGTCACTGTTCCCGGACCCATCGACACATTCGCCAGTGAGGACAAGCAGTACAAGACCTCCACCTCTTGGTACATGGGCGACACTACCGACGTCGTCGAGACGTTCTCGGTCGGAATTCTgtcttccttgctcctcGATGGCTATGGTTCGCCAATGTATCGTGCGTTGATCGAGGGTGGGTTAGGGTCTTCTTTTACTCCCAACACGGGCCTTGATTCCTCTGGTAGAGTGCCAATCTTTTCAGTCGGTCTTACTGGCGTGAGCGAAGCGGACGCACCAAAGGTCAAGTCGACTATCAAAAGGGTTTTCGAGGAGTCTCTTTCCTCCGGGTTCAATGATGAGAAAGTCCAAGGCTTCCTTCATCAACTTGAACTCGCGTTGAGACACAAGACGGCTAATTTTGGTATTGGTGTCATGGAGAAAACCCTTTCATCATGGTTCAATGGTTCGAACCCTATGAAGGAGTTGTCTTGGAATGAAGTCATCGATGAGTTCAAGAAAAAATATGAACAAGGAGGCTACCTTGAGTCATTAATGCAAAAATATCTTATGAACGATAACTGCCTGACATTTACGATGGTGGGAACTCCCTCGTATAACAAAGATCTCGATGATCAGGAAATGGTGcgcaaggaaaagaaactAAGTGAGCTCGTTGAACGCCATGGCTCAGTTGAGCAGGCTGTCTCTGcgcttgctgaagaagagctTCAGTTGCTCAAGATTCAAGAAGAGGCGCAAAACGCCGATTTGAGCTGCTTACCCTCTCTACGCGTTGAGGATATCTCCAGGGAGAAGGAACGCAAACCCGTGCGGGAGTCCAAGATGGACGATATAGACGTCGTCTGGCGCGAAGCCCCAACAAATGGGCTCACATATTTCCAAGCATTGAATTCTTTCGAGGAGCTCCCGGATGACCTGCGATTGCTATTGCCGCTGTTCAACGATTGTATCATGCGACTAGGCACTGGAGACAAAACCATGGAACAGTGGGAAGATCTGATAAAGTTGAAGACCGGCGGAATCACAACATCCACTCTCCACACATCTTCTCCTACGGAGTTGGGTAAATTCAGGGAGGGCCTGCAGTTCTCAGGATATGCTCTGGACAACAACATTCCGGATATGCTGCAGATTCTTACTACACTCGTCACTGAGACAGATTTCACCAGCCCGCATGCGCCCGCCATGATCCAGGAATTACTGCGCATGACCACCAACGGCGCGTTGGACGCTGTTGCCGGGTCAGGCCATCGTTACGCCCTGAATGCGGCAGCGGCTGGTTTGTCTCGGAGTTTTTGGGTTCAGGAACAGCAGTCAGGCCTGGCGCAATTGCAAGCTACGGCGAACCTCCTCCGCGACGCGGAGAGTTCTCCAGAACGTCTTGCTGAGCTGATCGATAAGCTCCGGCTGATCCAGTCATTTGCTATTTCCAAAGGCTCAGGCCTCCGTGTTCGCATGGTTTGTGAGCCCAGCAGTGCATCGCAGAACGAGATTGTGCTCCAGAAATGGCTGGCAGGACTACCTCGTAATAGGTCTCCCACTTCGCCACTTGATCATACCAGCGTGAATTCAGTAGCTAATCGGGTGTTCTATGACCTGCCTTACAAGGTTTACTACTCTGGACTTGCTATGCAGACGGTCCCTTTCATTGATCCCTCTAGTGCACCTCTCAGCGTCCTTTCTCAACTTCTGACACACAAATACCTGCACCCTGAAATCCGAGAGAAGGGAGGTGCGTATGGCGCGGGGGCCAGCAACGGCCCTATCAAGGGATTCTTCGCCTTTACCAGCTACCGGGATCCCAATCCAGTGAACAGTCTcaaagtcttccagaacAGTGGGATCTTTGCTCGGGATCGTGCCTGGTCAGACCGCGAACTTGCTGAGGCCAAGCTGGGCATCTTCCAGGGACTTGATGCTCCTATGAGTGTCGATGAGGAGGGTGCCAGGTATTTCATGAGTGGTGTTACCCATGAAATGGACCAACGTTGGCGAGAGCAAGTGCTCGATGTGACTGCAAAGGATGTCAACGAGGTCGCTCAGAAGTTCTTGGTTGAAGGCTCTCGGCAATCCATCTGTCTGCTcggcgagaagaaggattggGCTGATTCCGACGACTGGGAAGTTCGGAAGCTCTCTATGAATGCCTCAGGCGAGCCGGTAATCGATCCCCTGAGCCAAGATGGCGCCGTGGCGTCGGCTTAA